A window of Vigna unguiculata cultivar IT97K-499-35 chromosome 4, ASM411807v1, whole genome shotgun sequence contains these coding sequences:
- the LOC114180494 gene encoding uncharacterized protein LOC114180494: MWWKPKKGRIDRDLRPLTKDRHALQLAEYAENKKEEVEIYVDHLVDYAKVIELVEGVNEGANEESSNGGVNERNEEGDNVGDNVIVKVGWADKEDGSADFVGEGGIQQEGDDDVVQQMENDEEVTNSGDESGVDSGDEEVDELDMSEDERHKYDNDCFGMENMSRKDVSQVLDCWKKFKEG, encoded by the exons ATGTGGTGGAAGCCTAAGAAAGGGAGAATAGATAGAGATTTAAGGCCATTAACTAAAGATAGGCATGCTTTGCAGTTGGCAGAATAcgcagaaaacaaaaaagaagaggTTGAGATATATGTGGATCATTTGGTTGATTATGCTAAAGTCATTGAACTTGTTGAAGGAGTGAATGAGGGGGCAAATGAAGAAAGCAGTAATGGTGGTGTTAATGAGAGAAATGAAGAAGGGGACAATGTTG GGGACAATGTTATTGTTAAGGTTGGTTGGGCAGATAAAGAAGATGGGAGTGCTGATTTTGTAGGAGAGGGAGGAATACAACAAGAGGGGGATGATGATGTTGTTCAGCAAATGGAAAATGATGAAGAGGTGACTAATTCTGGTGATGAATCTGGTGTTGATTCAGGGGATGAAGAAGTTGATGAATTGGATATGAGTGAGGATGAACGACACAAATATGATAATGATTGTTTTGGGATGGAAAATATGTCACGTAAAGATGTATCTCAAGTTTTAGACTGCTggaaaaaattcaaagaagGCTGA